TACTTGACCTCCGCCGTCTCGGCGTCCACGACAGGCGCGTCGGGGGCGTCCTTCGCAGGACCCACGCCGACCGGGATGCCGGCTTCCGGGTGGTTCAGGTCGAAGGCGGGTCGCTCGCTGCGGATCCGCGGGATCGACGTGAAGTTGTGGCGCGGCGGCGGGCAGGAGGTCGCCCACTCCAGCGATGCCCCGTAACCCCACGGGTCGTTGACCGTGACCTTCGGCGCCTTGCGTGCCGTGATCCACACGTTGAACAGGAACGGGATCATCGACGCGCCCAGGATCATGGCACCGATCGTGGACACCTGGTTCTGCCAGGTCCAGCCGTCCGCAGCCGAGTAGTCGGCGTAGCGGCGAACCATGCCGTCCACGCCAAGCCAGTGCTGGATCAGGAAGGTCATGTGGAAGCCGATGAACAGCATCCAGAAGTGGACGTAGCCCAGCCGCTCGTTCAGCATGCGGCCGGTGAACTTCGGCCACCAGAAGTAGAAGCCCGCGAACATCGCGAACACGACGGTGCCGAACACGACGTAGTGGAAGTGCGCGACGACGAAGTACGAGTCGGACAACGCGAAGTCCAGCGGCGGGGATGCCAGGATCACGCCGGTCAGACCGCCGAAGACGAAGGACACCAGGAAGCCGAGGGCGAACATCATCGGGGTCTCGAACGTCACCGAGCCTCGCCAGAGCGTGCCGATCCAGTTGAAGATCTTCACGCCGGTGGGCACCGCGATGAGCATCGTCATCAGGGCGAAGAACGGCAGCAGGACCGCGCCGGTCACGTACATGTGGTGCGCCCACACCGCGACCGACAGCGCCGCGATGGCGATCGTCGCGTACACGAGGGTCTTGTATCCGAAGATCGGCTTCCGGCTGAAGACCGGGAAGATCTCGGAGACGATGCCGAAGAACGGCAGCGCGATGATGTAGACCTCCGGGTGCCCGAAGAACCAGAACAGGTGCTGCCAGAGAAGCACGCCGCCGTTGGCCGGGTCGTAGATGTGCGC
This portion of the Microbacterium pygmaeum genome encodes:
- the ctaD gene encoding aa3-type cytochrome oxidase subunit I, with amino-acid sequence MATTLPLQETSPGRPTTLPPRQAALLSSSRVEQKGNIVVKWITSTDHKTIGYMYLIASVIFFMLGGVMALIIRAELFEPGMQIIPTKEQYNQLFTMHGTIMLLMFATPLFAGFANVIMPLQIGAPDVAFPRLNAFAFWLFLFGSTIAVAGFLTPQGAAAFGWFAYQPLANASFSPGIGGNMWMLGLGMSGFGTILGAVNFITTIITMRAPGMTMWRMSIFSWNTLITSILVLMAFPVLAAAILAAAADRVLGAHIYDPANGGVLLWQHLFWFFGHPEVYIIALPFFGIVSEIFPVFSRKPIFGYKTLVYATIAIAALSVAVWAHHMYVTGAVLLPFFALMTMLIAVPTGVKIFNWIGTLWRGSVTFETPMMFALGFLVSFVFGGLTGVILASPPLDFALSDSYFVVAHFHYVVFGTVVFAMFAGFYFWWPKFTGRMLNERLGYVHFWMLFIGFHMTFLIQHWLGVDGMVRRYADYSAADGWTWQNQVSTIGAMILGASMIPFLFNVWITARKAPKVTVNDPWGYGASLEWATSCPPPRHNFTSIPRIRSERPAFDLNHPEAGIPVGVGPAKDAPDAPVVDAETAEVK